A single genomic interval of Oceanithermus profundus DSM 14977 harbors:
- a CDS encoding glycosyltransferase family 2 protein, translating into MSEPLATVLIPAYNEEATIAQVVEAVKPAGFPVVVVDDGSSDRTAERAAAAGARVVRLPVNRGKGGAYAAGLAEVVSPYVILLDADLTGLKPEHLRVLLDPLLEGEADMTVGVFRGGRWLSDIGNRITPQLSGQRALARDRLRELPGLAQARYDVELKLTRYARSRGWRVRYVPLEGVGQRLKEEKRGLLAGLAHRLRMYLQILRYALRPKA; encoded by the coding sequence GTGTCCGAACCGCTGGCGACCGTGTTGATCCCCGCCTACAACGAGGAGGCGACGATCGCGCAGGTCGTCGAGGCGGTCAAGCCCGCGGGCTTCCCGGTCGTCGTGGTGGACGACGGCTCCAGCGACCGCACCGCCGAGCGGGCGGCCGCCGCGGGGGCCCGGGTGGTGCGCCTGCCGGTCAACCGCGGCAAGGGCGGCGCCTACGCCGCGGGGCTGGCCGAGGTCGTCAGCCCCTACGTCATCCTCCTGGACGCCGACCTGACGGGGCTCAAGCCCGAGCACCTGCGCGTTCTCCTCGACCCGCTGCTCGAGGGCGAGGCCGACATGACCGTGGGCGTCTTTCGCGGGGGGCGCTGGCTGAGCGACATCGGCAACCGCATCACCCCCCAGCTCTCCGGCCAGCGCGCCCTGGCGCGCGACCGCTTGCGCGAACTCCCCGGCCTCGCGCAGGCCCGTTACGACGTGGAGCTGAAGCTGACCCGCTACGCCCGCAGCCGGGGGTGGCGCGTGCGCTACGTCCCCCTCGAGGGCGTCGGGCAGAGGCTCAAGGAGGAGAAGCGCGGCCTGCTTGCCGGGCTGGCGCACCGGCTGCGGATGTACCTGCAGATCCTCCGCTACGCCCTGCGCCCTAAGGCTTGA
- a CDS encoding M50 family metallopeptidase → MNTAVVLILILGVSIFIHELGHYLAARLQGVRVPAFSIGFGPPLLRMRWAGTEWRLSLIPLGGYAEIEGMAPDFTPEGKPIPPRHGFAGLALPGKVLILVGGVIMNLLLAWFLMAWVYTAQGIPKPVETHAQVISVVEGSLAQEIGLRPGDLIVAIDGRPLQHYTDLNEVKSRTGPHTLTVERQGKTIEIRFVWDGTRDKLGVRYGPEVVYERPGFVRAFVTAVDTSLRFLPEMLRSFTRGLAGLLVGSPSNELVGPVGIVNLAGEAAKAGLMAVVQLAALINLSLAVFNLLPIPGLDGGRLLLVFLNAVSGGRIRPEHEALINFIGFVFLILLMVLVTFQDVQRLFGS, encoded by the coding sequence TTGAACACGGCCGTCGTTCTGATCCTCATCCTTGGGGTTTCGATCTTCATCCACGAGCTGGGGCACTACCTGGCCGCCCGTCTCCAGGGTGTCCGCGTCCCGGCGTTTTCCATCGGCTTCGGCCCGCCGCTGCTGCGGATGCGCTGGGCCGGCACCGAGTGGCGGCTCTCGCTGATCCCGCTGGGCGGTTACGCCGAGATCGAGGGCATGGCCCCCGACTTCACCCCGGAGGGGAAGCCCATCCCGCCTCGTCACGGATTCGCGGGCCTGGCCCTGCCGGGCAAGGTGCTGATCCTGGTGGGCGGCGTGATCATGAACCTCCTGCTCGCCTGGTTCCTGATGGCCTGGGTGTACACCGCCCAGGGCATCCCCAAGCCCGTGGAAACCCACGCCCAGGTGATCTCGGTCGTCGAAGGCAGCCTCGCCCAGGAGATCGGGTTGCGGCCGGGCGACCTGATCGTCGCCATCGACGGTCGGCCGCTGCAGCACTACACCGACCTGAACGAGGTCAAGAGCCGCACCGGCCCCCACACCCTGACCGTCGAACGGCAAGGGAAGACAATCGAGATCCGCTTCGTCTGGGACGGCACGCGCGACAAGCTGGGGGTGCGGTACGGTCCCGAGGTGGTCTACGAGCGCCCCGGCTTCGTACGCGCCTTCGTGACCGCAGTGGACACCTCGCTGCGCTTCCTCCCGGAGATGCTGCGCAGCTTCACCCGCGGCCTCGCGGGGCTGCTCGTCGGCAGCCCCAGCAACGAGCTCGTGGGTCCGGTCGGCATCGTCAACCTCGCCGGAGAGGCCGCCAAGGCCGGCCTCATGGCCGTGGTGCAGCTCGCGGCGCTGATCAACCTTTCCCTCGCGGTCTTCAACCTGCTGCCGATCCCCGGCCTCGACGGCGGGCGGCTGCTGCTCGTCTTCCTCAACGCCGTCTCGGGCGGGCGCATCCGGCCCGAGCACGAGGCGCTGATCAACTTCATCGGCTTCGTCTTCCTGATCCTGCTCATGGTGCTCGTCACCTTCCAGGACGTGCAACGCCTCTTCGGGAGTTAG
- the dxr gene encoding 1-deoxy-D-xylulose-5-phosphate reductoisomerase, with translation MSEPLRVVVLGSTGSIGTQTLDVVRWRGWKVVGLAAGRNRALLAEQVRAFRPEVVYAAGGVPELPPGVRAAASAAEVAAWDADVVVAAIPGLAGLEPVRAAVRAGRRVALANKESMVAAGPLLQEEARKYGAAFVPVDSEHSALFQALAGERPEDVAELVLTASGGPFREGPEDLSGVTPEEALRHPRWSMGPKVTIDSATLMNKGLEVLEAHALFGTELERIKVVVHPQSYVHSLVRFVDGQIKAVLGPTDMRLAIQYALTYPERAPTPRAAEPLPPRLDFEPPDLQRFPALELAYRAGAQGGLAPTVLNAANEVAVEAFLSGRLGFTGIARVVESVLGKTPPDPLTWENLYAADAWARAEAEEQL, from the coding sequence ATGAGCGAACCCCTGCGCGTCGTCGTTCTCGGCTCCACCGGCTCCATCGGTACCCAGACCCTGGACGTCGTGCGCTGGCGTGGCTGGAAGGTCGTCGGACTGGCCGCGGGAAGGAACCGTGCGCTGCTGGCCGAGCAGGTGCGGGCCTTCCGCCCCGAGGTCGTCTACGCCGCCGGCGGCGTGCCCGAGCTGCCGCCCGGAGTGCGCGCCGCCGCCTCGGCGGCCGAGGTCGCGGCGTGGGACGCCGACGTCGTCGTCGCCGCCATTCCCGGACTCGCCGGGCTCGAACCCGTGCGCGCCGCCGTGCGCGCCGGCCGCCGCGTGGCCCTGGCCAACAAGGAAAGCATGGTCGCGGCGGGTCCGCTGCTTCAGGAAGAGGCCCGCAAGTACGGGGCCGCCTTCGTTCCCGTCGACTCAGAGCACTCCGCGCTGTTCCAGGCCCTCGCGGGCGAGCGGCCCGAGGACGTGGCCGAACTGGTCCTCACGGCTTCGGGCGGCCCGTTCCGCGAAGGACCGGAGGACCTGAGCGGCGTCACCCCCGAGGAGGCGCTCCGCCATCCGCGCTGGTCGATGGGCCCCAAGGTCACCATCGACTCGGCCACCCTGATGAACAAGGGGCTCGAGGTGCTCGAGGCGCACGCCCTCTTCGGAACGGAGCTGGAACGCATCAAGGTCGTCGTCCACCCCCAGTCGTACGTGCACTCGCTGGTGCGCTTCGTCGACGGCCAGATCAAGGCGGTCCTGGGGCCCACCGACATGCGCCTCGCGATCCAGTACGCCCTCACCTACCCCGAACGCGCCCCCACCCCCCGGGCCGCGGAGCCGTTGCCGCCGCGGCTCGACTTCGAACCCCCGGACCTGCAGCGCTTCCCCGCCCTCGAACTGGCCTACCGCGCCGGCGCTCAGGGGGGGCTGGCCCCCACCGTGCTCAACGCCGCCAACGAGGTCGCGGTCGAGGCCTTTCTCTCGGGCCGGCTCGGCTTCACCGGCATCGCCCGGGTCGTCGAGTCCGTTCTAGGCAAAACCCCGCCCGACCCGTTAACCTGGGAGAACCTCTACGCGGCCGACGCCTGGGCGCGCGCAGAGGCGGAGGAGCAGCTTTGA
- a CDS encoding phosphatidate cytidylyltransferase has translation MVLFLILWVGLPLIGPALVLALWIGTGELAQMFARRSVRLNLWVLRLGGLLLLTASLPALYEQNPGVPWREVALGLVLFAAFIYELFAGANIPRLAFSVLALLYLPWTLGYFLLLRYSPDATLGLVTLSLPLVATFATDVGAYFVGRTIGRTKLAPTVSPNKTVEGFVGGLVAAFLALFTYTWLIQGAFPFGRGELLVFAVLLSFAAQLGDLTESMLKRYTGVKDSGQFLPGHGGLLDRLDSLIFSVPLTYYLLVIFT, from the coding sequence GTGGTGCTCTTCCTCATCCTTTGGGTCGGGTTGCCGCTCATCGGCCCCGCGCTCGTCCTCGCCCTCTGGATCGGCACCGGCGAGCTCGCCCAGATGTTCGCGCGCAGGTCGGTGCGGCTGAACCTGTGGGTGCTGCGCCTCGGCGGTTTGCTGCTGCTCACGGCCTCGCTGCCGGCGCTCTACGAGCAGAACCCGGGCGTGCCCTGGCGCGAGGTCGCCCTCGGCCTCGTCCTCTTCGCGGCCTTCATCTACGAGCTCTTCGCCGGGGCCAACATTCCCCGGCTGGCGTTCAGCGTCCTGGCCCTGCTCTACCTGCCCTGGACCCTCGGCTACTTCCTGCTCCTGCGCTACTCCCCCGACGCCACCCTGGGGCTGGTCACCCTCTCGCTGCCGCTCGTCGCGACCTTCGCCACCGACGTGGGCGCCTACTTCGTAGGGCGCACGATCGGACGCACCAAGCTGGCGCCGACCGTCAGCCCCAACAAGACGGTGGAGGGTTTCGTCGGCGGTCTGGTGGCCGCCTTCCTGGCGCTGTTCACCTACACCTGGCTCATCCAGGGCGCCTTCCCCTTCGGGCGCGGCGAGCTGCTGGTCTTCGCGGTGCTGCTCAGCTTCGCCGCCCAGCTGGGCGACCTCACCGAATCGATGCTCAAGCGCTACACCGGCGTCAAGGACTCGGGCCAGTTCCTTCCCGGCCACGGGGGGCTGCTCGACCGCCTGGACAGCTTGATCTTCAGCGTCCCCCTCACGTACTATCTGCTGGTGATCTTTACATGA
- the uppS gene encoding polyprenyl diphosphate synthase has translation MSLPRHVAIIMDGNGRWAEARGLPRYRGHLAGHGAIREAVSGALEAGVEWLTLFAFSTENWRRPSSEVRALFELFESVLREETPELVERGVRIHIIGDRLHLPDSLRAAIEAAERASANADRLHLVGALNYGGRQEIVRAAAQLAALGEPITEASLRAAFYLPEMPDPDLIIRTSGEMRLSNFFLWQSAYSEIWVTETLWPDFTKEEFAHAIRAYQTRRRRFGGVPQG, from the coding sequence ATGAGCCTCCCCCGCCACGTGGCCATCATCATGGACGGCAACGGCCGCTGGGCCGAGGCCCGCGGCCTCCCCCGCTACCGCGGCCACCTGGCGGGCCACGGCGCCATCCGCGAGGCCGTGAGCGGTGCGCTCGAAGCCGGCGTCGAGTGGCTCACCCTCTTCGCCTTCTCCACGGAGAACTGGCGGCGCCCCTCGAGCGAGGTCCGGGCGCTTTTCGAACTCTTCGAGAGCGTGCTGCGCGAGGAGACGCCCGAGCTCGTGGAGCGCGGGGTGCGCATCCACATCATCGGCGACCGCCTTCACCTGCCCGACAGCCTGCGCGCGGCCATCGAAGCCGCCGAGCGGGCCTCGGCGAACGCGGACCGCCTGCACCTCGTCGGCGCCCTCAACTACGGAGGCCGCCAGGAAATCGTCCGCGCCGCCGCGCAGCTGGCCGCCCTCGGGGAGCCGATCACCGAGGCCAGCCTGCGCGCGGCCTTCTACCTGCCGGAGATGCCGGATCCGGACCTGATCATCCGCACCAGCGGCGAGATGCGCCTCTCGAACTTTTTCCTCTGGCAGAGCGCGTACAGCGAGATCTGGGTCACCGAGACGCTCTGGCCCGACTTTACGAAGGAGGAGTTTGCCCACGCCATCCGAGCCTACCAAACCCGCAGGCGACGCTTCGGCGGAGTCCCTCAAGGATAG
- the frr gene encoding ribosome recycling factor, whose protein sequence is MFKPLFKETREHMQKTLEVFESNLATLRTGRANPALLEHIKVDYYGSMMPLNQLASISAPDARTLVVQAWDQNALPLIEKAIRDSDLGLNPNNQGDTLFINIPALTAERRKEIVKAAHNYAEEARVAVRNIRRDALHRIKKMSEEEHLPEDDVKRAEKEVQELTDEFIEKINAELEAKEKEILSE, encoded by the coding sequence ATGTTCAAACCGCTGTTCAAGGAAACCCGCGAACACATGCAGAAGACGCTCGAGGTCTTCGAGTCCAACCTGGCGACGCTGCGCACCGGCCGCGCCAACCCGGCGCTACTCGAGCACATCAAGGTGGACTACTACGGCTCCATGATGCCGCTCAATCAGTTGGCCAGCATCTCGGCGCCCGACGCGCGCACGCTGGTCGTGCAGGCCTGGGACCAGAACGCGCTGCCCCTGATCGAAAAGGCCATCCGCGACTCCGACCTCGGCCTCAACCCCAACAACCAGGGCGACACCCTCTTCATCAACATCCCCGCGCTCACCGCGGAACGGCGCAAGGAGATCGTCAAGGCCGCGCACAACTACGCCGAAGAGGCGCGCGTGGCCGTGCGCAACATCCGGCGTGACGCGCTGCACCGCATCAAGAAGATGAGCGAAGAAGAGCACCTCCCGGAGGACGACGTCAAGCGCGCCGAGAAAGAGGTCCAGGAGCTCACCGACGAGTTCATCGAGAAGATCAACGCCGAGCTGGAGGCCAAGGAAAAGGAAATCCTCAGCGAATGA
- the pyrH gene encoding UMP kinase, whose product MNYKRVLLKLSGEFLAADDGRGYSAEATQSLAAEIARAHATGVEMGIVVGAGNLWRGTRQGMGMDRATADYIGMLATVMNALALQDALEREGLETRVQTALTITEVAEPYIRRRALRHLEKGRVVIFGGGTGNPFFSTDTAAALRGLEIGADAVLMAKNKVDGVYDDDPRKNPNARKFDELTYLDLLAKGLQVMDATAVSLCMEGKLPIVVFDIFQPGALVGIIQGERIGTIIHE is encoded by the coding sequence TTGAATTACAAACGCGTACTGCTCAAGCTTTCGGGGGAGTTCCTCGCCGCCGACGACGGCCGCGGCTACTCGGCCGAGGCCACCCAGAGCCTCGCCGCCGAGATCGCCCGCGCCCACGCCACCGGCGTGGAGATGGGGATCGTCGTGGGGGCCGGCAACCTCTGGCGCGGCACCCGTCAGGGGATGGGGATGGACCGCGCCACCGCCGACTACATCGGGATGCTGGCCACGGTCATGAACGCCCTGGCCCTGCAGGACGCGCTCGAGCGCGAGGGGCTGGAGACCCGCGTGCAGACGGCCTTGACGATCACCGAGGTCGCCGAACCCTACATCCGCCGCCGGGCGCTGCGCCACCTGGAAAAGGGGCGGGTCGTCATCTTCGGCGGCGGCACCGGCAACCCCTTCTTCTCCACCGACACCGCCGCCGCCCTGCGCGGGCTCGAGATCGGCGCCGACGCGGTGCTGATGGCTAAGAACAAGGTCGACGGCGTCTACGACGACGACCCCCGCAAGAACCCGAACGCCCGCAAGTTCGACGAGCTCACCTACCTCGACCTGCTCGCCAAGGGCCTGCAGGTCATGGACGCGACCGCGGTGAGCCTCTGCATGGAGGGCAAGCTGCCCATCGTCGTCTTCGACATCTTCCAGCCGGGCGCCCTCGTCGGTATCATTCAAGGGGAACGCATCGGGACTATAATTCACGAATAG
- the tsf gene encoding translation elongation factor Ts, which translates to MSQLELIKKLRAATGAGMMDVKKALEEADWDADKAIQILREKGAVKAAKKADREASEGIVTDYIHHNKRVGVLLELNCETDFVARTDDFQQLGKDIAMHIAMAAPKYVSVDEVPAEELEKEKEIYRQAALNEGKPENIAEKIAEGRIKKYLQEVVLLEQPFVKDDKITVAELIQQAIGKIGENIKVRRFCRFELGA; encoded by the coding sequence ATGAGCCAGCTCGAACTGATCAAGAAGCTGCGCGCCGCCACCGGCGCGGGCATGATGGACGTCAAGAAGGCGCTCGAAGAAGCCGACTGGGACGCCGACAAGGCGATCCAGATCCTGCGCGAGAAGGGCGCGGTCAAGGCCGCCAAGAAGGCCGACCGCGAGGCCAGCGAGGGCATCGTCACCGACTACATCCACCACAACAAGCGCGTCGGGGTGCTGCTCGAGCTCAACTGCGAGACCGACTTCGTGGCCCGCACCGACGACTTCCAGCAGCTGGGCAAGGACATCGCCATGCACATCGCCATGGCCGCGCCCAAGTACGTGAGCGTGGACGAGGTGCCGGCCGAGGAGCTGGAAAAGGAGAAGGAGATCTACCGCCAGGCGGCGCTCAACGAGGGCAAGCCCGAGAACATCGCCGAGAAGATCGCCGAGGGGCGCATCAAGAAATACCTGCAGGAGGTCGTCCTCCTGGAGCAGCCCTTCGTCAAGGACGACAAGATCACCGTGGCCGAGCTGATCCAGCAGGCCATCGGCAAGATCGGCGAAAACATCAAGGTGCGCCGTTTCTGCCGCTTCGAGCTCGGCGCCTGA
- the rpsB gene encoding 30S ribosomal protein S2, with product MACNISIKELLEAGVHFGHETKRWNPKMKRFIYAERNGIFIIDLQKTLVQMQAACGYVEDLAARGGVILYVGTKKQAQEIVQIEADRVGMPYVNQRWLGGMLTNFKTISARVKRLEELEQLFDSEDINERPKKEQVRLQHELDRLRKYLGGFRRLSRLPDALYVVDPTKEAIAVAEARKLGIPIVALADTDSDPDLIDHIIPGNDDAIRSIQLVTSRLTDVVIEARGGGEETAEAEAEAAEAPAASETETEEAKE from the coding sequence ATGGCCTGTAACATCAGCATCAAGGAACTGTTGGAAGCCGGGGTCCACTTCGGTCACGAGACCAAACGCTGGAACCCCAAGATGAAGCGTTTCATCTACGCGGAGCGCAACGGCATCTTCATCATCGACCTGCAGAAGACGCTCGTGCAGATGCAGGCGGCCTGCGGCTACGTGGAGGACCTGGCCGCCCGCGGCGGCGTGATCCTGTACGTGGGCACCAAGAAGCAGGCGCAGGAGATCGTGCAGATCGAGGCCGACCGCGTGGGCATGCCCTACGTCAACCAGCGCTGGCTGGGCGGGATGCTGACGAACTTCAAGACGATCAGCGCCCGGGTAAAGCGCCTGGAAGAGCTCGAGCAGCTCTTCGACTCCGAGGACATCAACGAGCGCCCCAAGAAGGAGCAGGTGCGCCTGCAGCACGAACTCGATCGCCTGCGCAAGTACCTGGGCGGTTTCCGCCGCCTCAGCCGGCTGCCTGACGCCCTCTACGTCGTCGACCCCACCAAGGAGGCCATCGCCGTGGCCGAGGCGCGCAAGCTGGGCATCCCCATCGTGGCGCTGGCCGACACCGACAGCGATCCCGACCTGATCGACCACATCATCCCCGGCAACGACGACGCCATCCGCTCGATCCAGCTCGTCACCAGCCGCCTGACCGACGTGGTCATCGAGGCCCGCGGCGGCGGCGAGGAAACCGCGGAGGCCGAGGCCGAGGCGGCCGAGGCGCCCGCGGCCAGCGAGACCGAAACCGAGGAGGCCAAGGAATGA
- the fdnG gene encoding formate dehydrogenase-N subunit alpha encodes MLTRRDFFKVGGAASGVFFLRGRAQPSGQKRLHKPVGEHPVICPYCATGCGMIAAAQEGRLVNLEGDPDHPINRGQLCSKGEAARGFVESPYRMTKTLYRAPGSDTWEEKPIDWMIQQIARRIKETRDKYWIQQDDDGYVVNRTEAVAFLGGSSNGNEECYMFIKFARALGLNYIEHQARICHSSTVPALGESFGRGAMTNHPIDFKNADVILIEGGNPAEQHPLTFKWIMEAKDRGAKVIVVDPRFNRSAARADVFAQIRVGTDIAFMGGLIHHILENKLYDEYYVKNYTNATLLVNPEFKTATDLDGLFSGYNPTPDNPNEKGVYDRSTWTYQIGEDGYAKRDPTMTDPNSVFQLLKKQYSRYTLSMVSKITGIPEAKLKQIYDLFGSTGQVDRVGTITYAMGATQHSYGTQHIRAYAIVQLLLGNIGRAGGGVNALRGHSNVQGSTDHALLYHILPGYMPVPDRKFPTLQSYLEAKTPKRLLPNAPNWWENLPKYFVSQLKAWWPKIDPEISYLYLAKLGPHVGGKPDASSDYSHHALLHAALSGVLKGLIAVGQNPAMSAANVNMARKALDSLDWLVVLDPFETETAAHWKRPGVDPKNIKTEVFFIPTPVWVEKTGSITNTGLWAQWYERAAEPPEGTVDEMYFFTKLVEELKKLYAEGGAFPDPIVNLSWPEWSEEQAVHWAKEINGFDLTTGQQVASFTKLKDDGTTAAGNWLYSGSWTEAGNMMARRDSKTDHPAGIGIYPNWAWCWPVNRRIRYNRASVWFDTGQPRDEKRWVIRWNAEKQKWEGDVPDGGWKPGTVLPFIMKSDGLGHLFALSLKDGPFPEHYEPWESAVLNPFGQQNDPVCKVWHFKDLDVYGDPKDYPIIATTYRLTEHWHTGMMSRNVPWLLELQPDPFVEIGTDLAGELGIKNGEWVLVESARGSVEAVAIVTPRIQPLKIEDENGARVVNQVGIPWHWGYMGGGARPESAGNALTPSVHDPNCFIPETKAMLVRLKKLAKPPKKIDLNARI; translated from the coding sequence GTGCTTACCCGACGCGATTTCTTCAAGGTCGGCGGTGCCGCCAGCGGTGTCTTCTTCCTGCGGGGCCGCGCCCAGCCGTCGGGGCAGAAGCGGCTGCACAAGCCCGTTGGCGAGCATCCCGTCATCTGCCCCTACTGCGCGACGGGCTGCGGCATGATCGCCGCGGCGCAGGAGGGGCGGCTGGTCAACCTGGAGGGCGACCCCGACCACCCGATCAACCGCGGCCAGCTCTGCAGCAAGGGGGAGGCGGCGCGCGGCTTCGTCGAGAGCCCCTACCGCATGACCAAGACCCTCTACCGCGCCCCGGGCTCCGACACCTGGGAGGAGAAGCCCATCGACTGGATGATCCAGCAGATCGCCCGCCGCATCAAGGAGACCCGCGACAAGTACTGGATCCAGCAGGACGACGACGGCTACGTGGTCAACCGCACCGAGGCCGTGGCCTTCCTGGGCGGCAGCTCCAACGGCAACGAAGAGTGCTACATGTTCATCAAGTTCGCCCGCGCCCTCGGCCTCAACTACATCGAGCACCAGGCCCGCATCTGCCACTCCTCGACGGTGCCGGCACTCGGGGAAAGCTTTGGTCGCGGGGCGATGACCAACCACCCCATCGACTTCAAGAACGCCGACGTCATCCTCATCGAGGGGGGCAACCCCGCCGAGCAGCACCCGCTCACCTTCAAGTGGATCATGGAGGCGAAGGACCGCGGGGCCAAGGTCATCGTCGTGGACCCGCGCTTCAACCGCAGCGCCGCGCGGGCCGACGTCTTCGCCCAGATCCGGGTGGGGACCGACATCGCCTTCATGGGCGGATTGATCCACCACATCCTCGAGAACAAGCTCTACGACGAGTACTACGTCAAGAACTACACCAACGCGACGCTGCTGGTGAACCCCGAGTTCAAGACCGCGACCGACCTCGACGGCCTCTTTAGCGGCTACAACCCCACGCCCGACAACCCCAACGAGAAGGGCGTCTACGACCGCAGCACCTGGACCTACCAGATCGGGGAAGACGGCTACGCCAAGCGCGACCCCACGATGACCGACCCCAACTCCGTCTTCCAGCTGCTCAAGAAGCAGTACAGCCGCTACACGCTGTCGATGGTCAGCAAGATCACCGGCATTCCCGAGGCCAAGCTGAAGCAGATCTACGACCTCTTCGGCTCGACCGGCCAGGTGGACCGGGTCGGCACGATCACCTACGCCATGGGGGCCACCCAGCACTCCTACGGCACCCAGCACATCCGCGCCTACGCCATCGTGCAGCTGCTGCTCGGCAACATCGGGCGCGCCGGCGGCGGCGTGAACGCGCTGCGCGGTCACTCGAACGTGCAGGGGTCCACCGACCACGCGCTGCTCTACCACATCCTTCCGGGGTACATGCCGGTACCCGACCGCAAGTTCCCCACCCTGCAGAGCTACCTGGAGGCGAAGACGCCCAAACGCCTCCTTCCCAACGCCCCCAACTGGTGGGAGAACCTGCCCAAGTACTTCGTCAGCCAGCTCAAGGCCTGGTGGCCCAAGATCGATCCCGAGATCAGCTACCTCTACTTGGCCAAGCTGGGCCCCCACGTCGGCGGCAAGCCCGACGCCTCGAGCGACTACTCGCACCACGCCCTGCTGCACGCGGCCCTTTCGGGCGTGCTCAAGGGCCTGATCGCGGTGGGCCAGAACCCGGCGATGAGCGCGGCCAACGTCAACATGGCCCGCAAGGCGCTCGACAGCCTCGACTGGCTGGTCGTCCTCGACCCCTTCGAGACCGAGACGGCCGCCCACTGGAAGCGGCCCGGCGTGGACCCGAAGAACATCAAGACCGAGGTCTTCTTCATCCCCACCCCGGTCTGGGTCGAGAAGACGGGCTCGATCACGAACACCGGCCTCTGGGCGCAGTGGTACGAAAGGGCGGCGGAGCCGCCCGAAGGCACGGTCGACGAGATGTACTTCTTCACCAAGCTGGTGGAGGAGCTGAAGAAGCTCTACGCCGAGGGCGGCGCCTTCCCCGATCCGATCGTCAACCTCTCCTGGCCGGAGTGGTCCGAGGAGCAGGCCGTGCACTGGGCCAAGGAGATCAACGGCTTCGACCTGACGACCGGTCAGCAGGTGGCGAGCTTCACCAAGCTGAAGGACGACGGCACCACCGCCGCCGGCAACTGGCTCTACTCGGGCTCCTGGACCGAGGCGGGCAACATGATGGCGCGCCGCGACTCCAAGACCGACCACCCGGCGGGCATCGGCATCTACCCGAACTGGGCCTGGTGCTGGCCGGTCAACCGCCGCATCCGCTACAACCGCGCCTCGGTCTGGTTCGACACCGGACAGCCGCGCGACGAGAAGCGCTGGGTGATCCGCTGGAACGCCGAGAAGCAGAAGTGGGAAGGCGACGTGCCCGACGGCGGCTGGAAGCCGGGCACGGTGCTGCCTTTCATCATGAAGTCCGACGGTTTGGGGCACCTGTTCGCCCTCAGCCTCAAGGACGGCCCCTTCCCCGAGCACTACGAGCCCTGGGAGTCGGCGGTGCTCAACCCCTTCGGCCAGCAGAACGACCCGGTCTGCAAGGTCTGGCACTTCAAGGACCTGGACGTCTACGGCGACCCGAAGGACTACCCGATCATCGCGACGACCTACCGGCTCACCGAGCACTGGCACACCGGGATGATGAGCCGCAATGTGCCCTGGCTGCTCGAGCTTCAGCCCGACCCCTTCGTCGAGATCGGGACCGACCTGGCCGGCGAGCTGGGCATCAAGAACGGCGAGTGGGTGTTGGTGGAGTCGGCGCGCGGGTCGGTCGAGGCGGTGGCCATCGTGACGCCGCGCATCCAGCCGTTGAAGATCGAAGACGAGAACGGCGCGCGCGTGGTGAACCAGGTGGGGATCCCCTGGCACTGGGGCTACATGGGCGGCGGCGCCCGCCCCGAGTCGGCGGGGAACGCCCTCACGCCCAGCGTGCACGACCCCAACTGCTTCATCCCCGAGACCAAGGCGATGCTGGTGCGGCTGAAGAAGCTCGCCAAGCCGCCCAAGAAGATCGACCTGAACGCCCGGATCTAG